TGAGTCCAGGCCAGGTGAAATCAGGCATGGCCTGTAATAAGGGGTGATGTGGGTGTCTAGGTACAAAGATGAGCTACCTGTCCCCAGGAGTCACATGCAGGGAGAGAGGAACAGGGTTGTGAGATCTCAAGCCCCCCTGTGCTTTCCCCCAGCATCCGTGTCTACAGAAAGCTTAAGCCCCACGCCTAGCCCTGAGAGCAGCCGCTGGAGCCTGGTAAGGGCCAGGGTGATGGAGATGGTGGAGCCGCTGGTGACCAGAACCAGGGATAGATGGCAGTGGTTCTGGTGAGAGAGTTCTGGTGATTGGCTGGAAGGGGACACCAGAGTTAGAGGGGAAAGAGAGTCTGTGGCTAGACCCTGggtctgagggaagagggctggggcctgggctcctgggtctgagggaggagggctggggccTGGACTCCtgtgtctgagggaggagggctggggcctggacccctccctgggtctgagggaggaggtcTGGGGCCTGAactcctgggtctgagggaggagtaCAAAGACTCTGGAGTCTTGAGTCTGAAGAAGGTCAGAAGTAAAAGGGCTCGAACCCCTGTAGTATCTGTTTTATCACCTGAGATGTCCCCTTTACACAGGGGCCCTGGAGCTGTCCAGGGCTTTGTGCAGACCTACTATGAAGATCACCTGAAAGACCTGGGTCCCCGAACACAGGCCTGGCTGCAGAGCTCCAGAGACCACCTCCTAAACAAGACTCACAGCTTGTGTCCCAGACTGCTCTGCAGGGCCCGGACCCAGGGTTAAAGTGCCAGGCGCCTCCCTCCCCGGCACCCACAATAAAGGTGTTCGTTCTTGATCTGTGCTGCCGGATGCATGACTCCTcttgaggccagaggtcaaccttcgTCATATCTAGGAGTTAATAAGTAGAAAAGTTGTCACCTGGCTGGGAAGGACACAAGGAAAGCTTTAGGGGAAGGGGCCAAAGTGACAACCCTCCTGCTGCCCACAGGGTTCCGGCTGGAAGCCAACAGGAGACTTCCAGGCGCCAGGTCAGATTCTGGCGGCAAAGCCTTGGAGGCCAGTATGGGTCTGATGACCCACATCCTCACAATGTCCCTCTCTTCCTAGAAATGCAGACCTTACACAGTATTCCAACTGGGTTCCACAAATCCAGGAAGCCCTCCACAACACCCAACCACACCTATCTCTCTCAGGAATTAGGGGATTGTCTCTCTTTTGTGGGAGACAGTAGGGGGAGATTTtagggatcgaacccagggcccAACACAAGAGCCCCAGCTCCCGCCCCAACCcagtcttctttttaaaattacatttattgagGGGATGACAAGGTAGCTGAGAGGTTAATGTGACAGAGTGCCAAttattacttgtgtgtatgtgcatgtgtgtgtgtgtgtgcacacgcgcgcacgcacatgACATGTATACGgtgtcagaagacaaccttcAAGTGTTTGttctcagccgggtggtggtagtggtgcacgcctgtaatcccagcactctgggaggcagaggcaggtggatttctgagttcgaggccatcctggtctacagagtgagttccaggacagccagggctacacagagaaaccctgactcaaaaaacaaacaaacaaacaaaaaaccaaaaagcaaaacaaaagagttTGTTCTCTCCCGCTACTTGGGGGACAGAACGCAGGTCATCAGCTTTGGTCGCAAGCTCTGTTACAGGacgggccagctctccagctgtcctggaacctctctgtagaccaggctggccgagGTGGTACgaacctgcaatcccagcacttggaaaatcaGGATACCCTCAGCTACACAGAGCATTCTGGGggtagcctgtgctacatgaaaccctgtttgAATAAAACCATAACAAACCCTTTTCATTTTCAGATAAAAATCTTGCTAAGTTGCCCAGTGGTTCCTGGACTCCCTCTGAActcttgatccccctgcctcagccttctgaaagAGCTTGAGGTTACAGCCCTGCTCTGTTTATGGGTGACTTCTCAAAGTGGGACTCCCGTGTGGCTTGACCTGATAGGGAATGTCACTGGCCATTACCCTTCCCAgcctgccaccccaccccctctgcGGCTCTGTTGGCCAGGACTTTGGCCTAGGACGTCGGAGCTGCCTGATATGGAAGGAGGGGGCCCTCCAGAGCTATAAAGGCTGCCAGCCCACTGGAGAGAGTCAGGACAGTCCCTTCCTGCCCACTGCCTGAGGTAAGAGGCGGACCGAGGGTGGGGGCAGAGCACAAGGGGGGCGAAGATTCCTACATCAGAAAATCACAGTAACAGTCGCCTCAGATGTCTGTCTGACAACACGGGCGGcttttcactctttctttctttctttctttctttctttctttctttctttctttctttctttctttctttctttctttctttctttctttctttctttctttctttctgagacaaggtctcactatgtagcccaggctagccttgaccttccatccctcctttctCAGCTAGGCCAGGCACGTTCTCTTTCGTGTGCCTGACTAAAGCTAAAACCAAGTTGGGAGTCGTGCTCTATTTGTTGTACTTGGCTCTTCTCCCCGGTTTCATCTCTACCTCTTTCTGAGACATCTTTTTTacccacttatttattttgtgtgagtgGATATGTTGCCTGCATtgcgtgtctgtgcaccacatgcgtgCCTGACTCCCTAGAGGAGCCGGAGGGGGGCACTGGACCCCCTGGGACTGTGCTTACAGCTGCTTGTAGGTAGTGGGAatcgaacccgggtcctctggaagggcagtgaGTGCTGTCCCAGCCACTGAAACTCCCCTACCCCATTGCTTTCCCACCTGGATTTCTGCCCCTTGCTGTCTCAGTTTCTCATCCCCAAAATATGGATGATGGTTTTGTGCCCTGATTATACAACCCACGGGATATGGGGGAGGACAGGCCAGCAAAGCAGAGACAAGCTGGGGACGCGAGTCAGAAGCGTCTGCTGTGATCCGTGTCCCAGGGTGCCTCTCTCTGactctatttctctgtctgtctatctctctctcactctttctttctctgtctctgtttctctctccctgagacagacagggtttctctgtctatgccCTGGCTGTCtagaccttgaattcacagaaatctgcctgcctctacctccggaATGCTGGGTttgaggtgtgtgccaccccacctggtgaccttggacttctgaccCTCCCGCCTCCACCTCTGAAATACTGGGATTATGGGACAGTGCCACCACTACCGGGCTGACTaaattaccttttcttttttttgttatttatttatttgtgtgtgtgtgtctgtgtgtgtgtgtctgtgtgtgtctgtgtgtgtatgtctgtgtgtgtgtgtgtgtctgtgtgtgtgtgtctgtgtgtgtgtctgtgtgtgcctgtgtgtgtgtgtctgtgtgtgtgtgtctgtgtctttgtgtctctgtgtgtgtgtttgcgtgtctgtggtgtgtgtgtgtgtgtgcaccatggcACACGTGTAGAAGTCGGAGGACAACtgtcaggatttgaactcaggtcccctgacTTGGTGGCAGACGCACTTACCAGCTGAACCACCTCACACAGTGTGCCcaggttttaaaaaagaatttatttgtttttaaaagatttgtttatatttcctacTAGTCCAGGACTGTTTAGGCCTCAGGACAGCTTTcctgaatgaatgaacgaatgaatgaatgaattaaaagatgtgtctcagtttccttgtctgccTTTCACTAGCATATAGGAGACCTGAGTGACATTcctatcacttaaaaaaaaatgtctgcagggtggtggcacacacctgtgatcccagcactctgggaggcagaggcaggcagatttctgagtttgaggtcagcctggtctacagaatgagttccaggacagccagggctacacagagaaaccctgtctcagaaaaaaaaaacaaatccaaaaaaccaaaaaaaaaaaaaaaaaaaaaaaaaaaagtcccctgCCATTGTATCACATGACTGTCACCTCAGCACCCCAGGGACAAAGGCAGGGGACTGCTGCGAGTTCAACTCCAGCCTGATCAACTTAGAAAGAatctagttttggttttttttttcttgttctgcttttttctttctttctctttctttctttctttctttctttctttctttctttctttctttctttctttattagaaAGGCAGGCAGGAGCGCAGGGATTGTCAAAATCTGAAGCGCAGGACCGGAGCTCAGGGGGCAGGGTGCTTGCCTGGGGTGGGTGCTCAGGGTTCTAGGTTCAAGTCTCTCAGTTCCACGAGGAACTAGAtatggcggcacacacctgtggTCCCAGCATTCCCAGCGCGGAGGCAGGGCAATCAGGAGCtcaaggtgagcctggtctacttagtcagtttgaggccagcttcggCTATAGGAGACTCCGTGggttttgtctttttggttttgtttttttaaggtggGGCCCTGAGACACAGCTCCTGGTTAAGAGGgcttgttgctcctgcagaggacctggggtttagctgggctctggtggcactcactgttaatcccagcactgttcgaggccagcctggtccacagagcgagttctaggacagccaaggctacagagaaaccctgtcaaaaacaaaaagcaagcaaacaaacaaacaaacaaaacctttggGTTTGGTTCACTAACACCTCTCATTCCAGTTTCATGGAATCCAACCcgttttctggcctccacaaggtCTGGGCCTACTGAGTGCATTTAtaaacatgaaggcaaaacagccatatacgtttattttattgtttttttttaaagatttattttatttatttattttatgtctatgagtacactgtagctgtacagatgtttgtgagccttcatgtggttgcttggaattgaacttagaacctctgcTCGCTCCGGTCAGTCCCTGCCTGCTCAGGCCCAAAGTTtatgtaacccgtcccgcgggtcagttattccagggttccgaaggggtgctacctgcgggtcaaaaggggtggggagggagacggaggccaagcgccaagaaagacagagtcaatctgggttttgtcaaagcctcgtttaatgttctggggtacccaaGTTATAAGGccttcaggaggggcgtaccccaaggtagggacaaagaggggcagaggtattcctggcatttacgacaggagatgagaaggtcatctgatgaagatacccggagtcggcgatgttgacgcaggcaggatcattctgcagtaatctcgagacaatggctaaacaaatacccattggagaggctcttgtttgcttttctcagggccttagccctgtcagccaaagtgagggtctctaatggcttcctacaactcctccttttttctttcttaagttgaggggtggctatggaaagagggtcggtggagagcctgtcttaggctatgtggttttgcccccacgtccagcaccgcagtaactaggcctttttagatcctagtagggcagggcctctgtcttaggctatgtaagttgcatccactcctggcatcacatcctactccaatggcttaatcaggcccttggtgggtgtgacgggcatccaggtagcagactcacaataatcccgtcatggagtcaccctgcagccaagaggcggtgtgcatctggctcgtggcaccacaatatttcccgtcattggctactccacagcttatggccctcagccactattaggagctggaggtcaccctctctggcattgacgtttctactgcttaggaaccaagaaagctctgtgcctgcagcaagggtagaaaACTAaaggccgatggttgctacctccacgtctgtcaaggcagaatcaatctgtgatttaacaaaactggttaatctgttaaaggcccaggggccaaatgacaaaagaaacaaaagacccaggaggggccccaaaaggctggagagcaaggtggaaagccagggtgaaatctcagcatcagcatactctggcagctagcatgttccttcagcatcctgtagaaagaacacaaacatacctcttctctacacttagagttccctggcattaaaatttaaaattttttatggtatatagagatgttattctcccctcttttattataaaaatattgtaaagttatttttattataaaaatattgtaaagttctatgggcttgttctataatatcttgtctttgcgaattatgaggaatctcagtaatatgactaatatcaaattgttaataagacatcttaaATGACTggttataataatcagttataatatttgtcttaatctgatttggaacatttagtataaaaaataacatatgtaat
This portion of the Apodemus sylvaticus chromosome 1, mApoSyl1.1, whole genome shotgun sequence genome encodes:
- the Apoc4 gene encoding apolipoprotein C-IV, with amino-acid sequence MSLLRCRPQTLPSRCLSVLFLACFVASVSTESLSPTPSPESSRWSLVRARVMEMVEPLVTRTRDRWQWFWGPGAVQGFVQTYYEDHLKDLGPRTQAWLQSSRDHLLNKTHSLCPRLLCRARTQG